The genomic window ACGGCGAGTTCGGTCTGTTTGCGGGAGTCACAGAACAGCAGCGAGGGGACGCCGCGATCGCAGCAGTGCGCCCAGACCTCGGGTGCCTCGACGGTCGCGGGGCGCTTGCTCGGCGTCCACGCGCTGTCGCCGCCTCCGTCACCGTCGCCGGTATCGGCACCGCCTCCGTCGCCGTCCGCTGGCGGGTCCCAGAACACGAGATGGCGGCGGCCGCTCGGCGAGCCGTCCTCGTCGATCACCGTCGCCGGCTCGCCGGTCAGCGCCTCCGCGTGTCCGGCCGGGTTGCCGATCGTCGCCGTCGTCAGCACGTACTGCGGGTCGCCGCCGTACCAGTCGATCAGTCGGCGGGTCCGCCGGAGGATCCACGCCGCGTGCATCCCGCTGATCCCCGTCCACGCGTGGGCCTCGTCGATCACGAGCAACTCGCAGTTCGCGTGGAAGTCGGCCCAGCGGTGGTGGCCCTCGAGGTACTGGTTCACCCCCGCGAAGTTCGTGATGACGACGTTTGCGTCCTCGCGGATGCGCGCTTTCTCCTGTCGTTTCGTGTCGCCGTCGTAGACGCCGACGGTGACCTCGAGTCCGAGCGCGTCGAAGAGGTCGTTGAGTTCCCGCTCCTGATCGCGGCTGAGCGCCTTCGTCGGGTAAACGAGCAACGCGCGCACGTCGGAGTTTTCTCGAAACCGTCGCGCGATGTCCAGTCCGTAGACGTAGGTCTTCCCGGAGGACGTCGAGGTCGCGACGCAGACGTTCTCGCCCGCGGACAGCGACTCGAGCGCCGCGGCCTGATGGCTCCACGGGTCGACCGCGAGTGTCGCCGCGAGTTCGGGCGGTAACACCTCGCGGGCCGGGACGTGGCTGGCGGACTCGGCCGGCAGCGTGAACCGCTCGCGGTCCTGGCCGCTGTAGCGACTCGAGGGATACGTCTCGACCAGTTCCGCGGCGGTCAGCGCGAGGCCGTCCGTCGGGATGCTGTCTCCGTCCGTCGTCAGGGTCTCGGTGTCGTCAGTTGGCATACTCAAAAGTCTGCGAGTCCGGTCTGGGTCGTCGAATCGTCCGTCGCTCGATCTCCGTTTGCGCCGCGCTCGGTCGCGGGCGGAGCCGCGGCGATCGCATCGTAGACCGCGGCCAGTTCGCGAACGTCTGCCTCGCAGTACCGACGCGCCGCGTCCCAGTCGATACCGAAATCGGTCGCGGCATCCGAGCCGCCGTTCGCGCCGGAATCGGGACCGCTCGAGCCCTCGAGCAATCGCCGAATCCGCTCGGCGAGGGTCTTCCCGTCGAGGGCCGCCGCGGCACCCGAGCGGTCGCAGCCGAGCGCGTGCGCGACATCCTCGAGTCGGTCGGTCCGGCCCGGCAGGACGGCATTGTCCCGTCGCACCGCCCAGTCGTAGGGATCGTAGGTGGACACGTGTTCGCGCCAATACTCGTGATACGCGGGCGCGTCACGGGCGATGAACCGCTCGAGGTGCTCGTAGTCGAACGAGTGGCCGTTCCACGCGACCAGCGACGGGGCGTCGTACTCGGCGGCCAGCCACGAGACGAACTCGCGGGTCGCCGCGCCCGGGTCGTCGCGGGTCGGCTCGGTGTCGACGAAGTCGAGGTAGGCGTCGCGTTCGGGATCGTAGACACCGATTACCCAGATGATCGTCGGCTGGAGCCCGTCGGTTTCGATGTCGACGAACAGCGGCGTCGCCGCGTCGGCCGCCGGCGGGACCGGGTCGGCGGTTCGTCGGACGACGCGGGACTCGGCGAGCGCCCGCGCGCCGTCGACGATCTCGCGAGCCGTCGACGTGCCGATGCCGTCGATCGCACACAGCGCCGTCTCCGTCGCCTCGGCGACGGCCGCGCGCGTGTCGTACCCGTTTTCCCGAAGTCGCTCCGCCGTCGTCGGGCCGACGCCGGCGAGCGCCCGCAGCCCGAACCGGTCCGCCGGGACCGACGAGACCGCGACCGACCCCGATCGATCGCAGGTGAGACCCGCGAGTTCCGCGGCACCGGACCGGCGGAGCGGGGCGACCCCCCGAACCGGCAGTCGGACCGACTCGCCGTCGACGGTCGCCGCCCAGACGTGGTCGTAACTCGCCTCGAGCGCGCCGGTGAGAAACGTCGGGTCCCCGCCCGCTCGGGCCCGGTAGCGGGCGGCGGCCTCGCGGCCGGCGAGAGTCGCCGCCAGCGAGACGGCGTCGGTCGTCGGCTCGAGGTCGTCACAGACGACGTAGTCAGCGGATGGGTGGCTTTCGGCCGCGTCCTCGAGCAGCGCGGCCGATCCCGAGAAGAGAAACGAAACGTCACCGACGGTCTCCGTCCGGACCTCCGCGGGACCGGCGGCGGAGACGACCGGCCCGTCGAACGCGCGCCGGAGGCGGCTCACGACGCGGACGTCCGAGGCGTCGCGAACGACGTAGACGAGGGCCGGATCGAAGTAGCCGAGCACGTCGCGCAGCGCCGACCCGTCCAGTTCGGCGACGGCGTCACAGCGCAGCGCCAACAGCTCGGCACCCTCGGCAGACATAGAGATGGCCTAGCAGCGGGCGGCCATAAGGTTCGTGGACTCGCGCGGTCCGCGAGCCCCGCTCATACGGTCTCCTGTCCGTCATTGCCGGCGCAACCCAGCGCGGTCGGGGTTGCGCCGGTCAATCAGTACCGCGACCCGTATCAGTCGGCGTCGACGGCGTTCGGAACGTGGGTCTCGAGGAAGTCGGTAACGGCGTCGCCGCCCTGAAAGCCCTCCGCCAGTCGCGCGGTTTCGTCACCGTCCTCGAACAGGATCAGCGTCGGCACCGACCGGATGTCGAACCGGTCGACGAGCTCGATATCGTCGCCGGGGTTGACCATCCCGATGGCGACGTCGGTCGCGCGGGCGACGTTCCCCAGTACCGGCTCCATCGCCTGACACAGCGCACAGCCGCTGGTGTAGAACTCGACGAGCGCCACGTCGTGGCTCTCCACGAAGGTCTCGAGGTCGTCGCCGGTCTCGAACCGGCTCGGTTTGCTGGTCGCGGCCATACTCGAACGGAGGGTCTCGCCGCGGAAATCGGTGACGGATGTCGCGGTGTTCGGCCGACGGAGAGGGCCTATTCGACGGACGGCGCCACGTCGACACGACACCCCTCGGATCGATTGACGGTGTCGTAGCGGAGATTCACCGGTAAACTGTATTGTGTGAAGGGGTTACGGAGTGTGACTTTATACGTGGCCGCTGTAGCCTCGCTCGATGACCCAGCCAGCATCCACCCGCGACGACGGTGCGCCGACACGGCGAAAAGCGACGCTGTTCTGCTGGGAGTGTGATCACGCGAGTCCGATCGACGGCGACTGGCAGGTGCAGTCACGGCCACGACACGTCGCATACGTCTGCCCGTCCTGTGAGACCACGCTCGCGAAACGACCGCGGCGTACCGACCCGTCGCCCGCTCGAGCGCCGACCCCGCTGACGGTGTGGCGGCGCGCGCTCCGCACCTCGGCGACCGTCTGGCGGGCGAGCATCGATATCGGCATCTCGAGTCTGACCGCAGCGGCGGCGGTCGGTGCCGTCAGCGGCCGCGCCTTCGAGATGAGCTAACCGGCCCGCCGGGCGGTAACGGCGGCGGGAACGCGCGATTCGATCGGACCGGTGAACCGCGTTCTCGAGCCGACTCTCCACGACTATTCAATTCCGACGATATTTTTCAGCCAATGTCATCCTCACTCCGAATATTCCATATTATAAACTACGAACGACCATTTTTATCTCCATTTGCGGATATTCGCCAACAACAATAGAACTTTAATAGTAGAATCCATTGGCTTAGGCGAGCAGAAGATGACGAACGGAAACTTAACCGCCGCGGAAGAGGACGTACTGGACGAGATCGAGGAGGAGAACATCGACTTCCTCCGACTGCAGTTTACCGACATTCTCGGGACGGTCAAGAACGTCTCCGTGCCGGCCCGACAGGCCGAGAAGGCGTTCACCGAGGGAATCTACTTCGACGGCTCCTCGATCGAAGGCTTCGTTCGCATTCAGGAGTCGGACATGCGGCTCAAGCCCGACCCGGACACGTTCGCGATTCTCCCGTGGCAGGACCGCGAGGACGGCGCATCGGCCCGAATGATCTGTGACGTCATCGACACCTCCACGGGCGAGCCCTTCGAGGGCGACCCGCGCCGCGTGCTCAAGAACGCACTCGAGCGCGCCGACGACCTCGGCTACACGGTCAACGCCGCGCCCGAGCCGGAGTTCTTCCTCTTCGAGGAGGACGAGGACGGCCGCGCGACGACGGAGACGGGCGACCATGGCGGCTACTTCGACCTCGCGCCGAAAGACCTCGCGAGCGACGTCCGCCGCGACATCATCTACGGCCTCGAGGACATGGGCTTCGAGATCGAAGCGAGCCACCACGAGGTCGCCAAGGGCCAACACGAGATCAACTTCGAGTACGACGACGCCCTGACGACGGCGGACAACGTCGCCACCTTCCGGACTGTCGTCCGCGCCATCGCCGCCCAACACGACCAGCACGCGACGTTCATGCCCAAGCCGATCCCACGCATCAACGGCTCGGGGATGCACACGCACCTCTCGCTGTTCGAAGACGGCGAGAACGCGTTCCACGACGACGACGACGAGTTCGACCTCTCGGAGACCGCTCACTCCTTCATCGCCGGGATCCTCGAGCACGCGCCGGCGATCACGGCGATCTCGAACCCTACCGTCAACAGCTACAAGCGACTGGTGCCCGGCTACGAGGCACCCGTCTACGTCGCGTGGTCCGACCGCAACCGCTCGGCACTGATCCGCAAACCGGCCGCCCGCGTCCCGGCCGCCTCGCGCATCGAGGCCCGCTTCCCCGACCCGTCCTGTAACCCCTACCTCGCGCTCGCGGCGCTCATCCACGCGGGTCTCGACGGGGTCGAGCGCGACCTCGACTGTCCGGACCCGGTCCGGGAGAACATCTACGAGTTCGACGAGGAGAAACGCGAAGAGTACGGCATCGACACGCTGCCGACGAACCTCGGCGAGGCCGTCGAGGCCCTCGAGGAGGACGAAGTCATCTACAGCGCGCTCGGCGAGCACGTCGGGCCGAAGTTCGTCGAGGCCAAGAGCCAAGAGTTCGAGGACTACCTCGTCGACGTCTCCGACTGGGAACTCGACCGCTACCTCGAGACCTTCTGAGGCGACTCCCGCTTTCACCGCGTCTAACTCCGCCGCGATCGACACACCGGCGACGATTCTGTGACTGCCGCGGCTCACTGCGGCCGATTCCGTTTTCGTCGACACCGTCGTGAGAACAGCGACCCCTCGTCGGCTCCGCCCGCGTCTCGGGATTAGTTTGCGACGACGTACTCCGAGTCCGCCTGCTCGACGTAGCCGGCACTCGAGAGCGAGTTCAGCACGCTCAGAACGTCGATCTTCTTCATCGCCAGTATCTCCCCCAGTTCGTCGATCGTCGCGCCGTCGGCCGCCTCGAGATAGAGATAGACGAGTTTCGCGCTGGCTGACTCGAGGTCGTCGGGAACCGGATCGATCCGGGTGTCGGGACGCTGCTTTTGTGAACTCATTGTCACCTGTGTCGACCTCGTTCTAGTATATAAAGCCACTCGTAATTGGAGTACTGATGCATACTAGGACTCAATACGGATCGAGTCAACACACCGCAGATCGCGATGAACGAGACGGTCTCGAGACTGGACGGCACTCTCGGACGGAAAGACGATGTTTTACGGTCGTCAGCCCACCACCGAGAGACATGACCGCGGACGAGCGACCGACTGTGCCGACGGAACTGGACCGCACGGGTCGCGAGGCAGTCCGAGAACTCGCGACGCGAGAGCCGGCGACGCTCCGGGCAGTGAGTTCCTATCTCGAGGAGGTGGCGGCGTGGAAAGCACGGGACGGCGAAGCGGAGAAAGGGGACGAGTCAACAGTGGCCGATCCGGAGACGTACCCCGACGGCATCCCGGAACGAGCGACGGTCTCGGTGACTGAGATCGCCGGCGTCGAGTACTACTACTACCAGTGGCGAGACGGTGACGAAATCAGGTCCGAAACGAGAGAGCGGTGATCCTCGTGCAACCGCGGTCGGTTCTGCCGAGCGAGGGGGTGCGATTCAGCGTCTCCACACCGGGAGCCGGTCACGCGACCGGGCCAGTCGGCGGTTACTCGGACTCGAGCACTCGTTCAATCGCGTCCGCCACCCGCCGGGGCTGTGTCATCGGTTTCGTGGCACACCGAATTGGAAGCGGCCACGGCAGTCCGCGACGGATCTCGAGACGGCCGTCCGTGAGATCGACTGACTGCAACTGAGTACGGGGGACAAACTGGTAATTGAACGTCTTCGCTCGGCGAACGCACAGCCCGCTCTCGAAGAGCGTGTACGTTCGCTGTCTGCCGCCGCCGATCGCCTGTCCGATCATCGCACCACCGAACGCAGGAAGCGGATTGAGGACCAGCGGAATCGAGACTGTGAGAAGAAGGCCGCCGACGAGGCAGACGCAACCGAGAGCGAACCCGAGTCCGCGAATCAGTCGCCGGTATCTGGTATCTGGATGCGATGTCCACTCGGCCAGGACCGATTCCCGTTCACGAAGGGACGCCGCGTGTCGGTTCACGGTGACGAAATAGAAGACCGCTCCCGCGAGGGCGAAGACGAGGTATTCACCAAGCCAGGCCCTCAGCCACGTCTCGTAGCCACGGGTGGCGGTCAGTTGGAAAAGCAAAACCGCAAGAACCGGGACGAATACGGCTATGATCGGGAAAAGGTACAGCCGCGTTCGGACGAGGGAAGTCGCAGGAGCCGTCGACAGATAGGTACGGAGTGCCACGAGAAGACCGGTACACCCACCAGCAACCACGGACCACGCTGTGACGTATCCCGATCCGAGGACGAGGCCCGTTCCACCCAGCGTGAGAAGGCCGACGTAACTCCCAGCAACGACCGAGAAGAACGCCGCAGAGGGTTGGCGGAACGACATATCCTCCAATTATGTAGTCTGTCTTAAATTACCTTGGGAGTAGATTCGATAGCGTGGAAAGATAGTGATTTGTCGATCCTGCTTGTTTCGGTCGGTCCCACTCGTTTCCTTACACCGATTCGTACGGCCCGAGTCGCGTCCCGTCTACCAGGTAGGCCTCGCCCCCGGCCAGCCCTGCGGGGAGAAACGGCGAGAGAAACGACTGCCCGGTCACGTTGATCCACGTCCCGCCGACGAGGTCGTTGAACGCCGGTATCACGACCGCTCGAGGCGGTGGTTCGTCCGCGTCCTCGAGCCACGAGACCCCCTCGTACTCGGGGCGGTCGCGAAACGGCTCGAGATCGAGGCGGCCGCGCAGCCACGCGCGCTCGACGCGACTACCGCCGACCTCGTCCTCGAGTCGCACACAGGGGTGTTCGTGGCCCAGACAGAGTACGTCGCTCTCGAGGGCGGCCCGCGACGGCCACGTGTGGCCGTGACAGACGCCGATATCGCCGAGGGCAACGCCGTCGCCGGGGACGACATCGACCGTCGCCTCGATATCGTCGCCGTCAGCCAGCCACGTTTCGATCCGGCCGTCGTGGTTGCCCTTGACGACCGTCACCGCGAGATCGGCTCCGAAGGATTCGAACAGCACCTCGAGTTCGCCGCGTTCGGCCCCGCCGGGGTCCCCGATCGAGTGCATCAGATCGCCGCAGACGACCAGCCGATCGGGGTCGGTGCGCTCGAGCAGAGACAGCAGTCGCTCCCGGCGGTCGGGTGCCTGACTCGGAACGTCGACGCCGCGCTCGTATCGCAGCCCCGCCTCGTAGCCGGCGTGGTAGTCGGCGACGAACAGTGCTCGATCGCCGCCGACCGCGGCGGTCGCGGCCGGTTCGCCGGGAAGCGGTTCGATTCGAGTCGGCGGCGACCCGGCTTCAGTCGTGCTGGGACGGGAATCGTCTCGCATCGTCGCCCGATCAGATCGCCTTCAGCGTCTCGTCGTCGGGTTCGTAACACTGGCCGCCCATCAGGGCGTCCTGAATTGCGTCTTCGACCTCGGTGGCGGACGCGCCGGTGTCGTCGGCGACCGCCTCGATCAGCGCCGTCCGATCGGCACCGTCGCCGTCGTCGAGTTCCTCCATGGTCTCGACGACGTAGTCCTCGAGATCGACGTCCGCGGCCGGTTCGTCGTCATCCTCGGTGTCGTCGATGTCGGCCTCCTCGTCGGCTTCGGATTCGGACTCGGCGTCCGGTTCGTCGGTCTCGTCGGCCTCCTCGGCCTCGAGTCCGGACTCCGGCGGTGCGCCGAGGTCGTCGGCGGGCTCGCTCGATTCGGTGTCGGCGGTATCGCTCTCCGCCGGCTCGGTCGCCGTCTCAGCGTCGCCCGTGGCGTCGTCCGATTCGGACTCGTCGCCGGTCTCGGCGTCCTCCGGCTCGGGAACGTCGATATCGGCCTCGCCGGGGTCGTCGACCTCGCTGCCGGTCGTGAACTCCGCGCCGAACTCCTCCTCGAGCTGTTCGCGCTCCGCTTCGTCCATCTCGTACATGCTGTCGTCGACGTCGCCGGCGTCGAAGTCGCCGAGATCGTCGGCGTCATCGGCATCATCGGCGTCGTCGGACGCCGACTCCTCGACAGCGGGCTCGTCGACGGCGTCGTCCGTCGTTTCAGTCCCGGTATCGGATTCGAAATCGACGGATTCCGATTCCTCGCTCGCCGAGCCACCGGTCGCCGTCTCGGCGGTCTCGGATTCGGACTCCGAGTCGGTGACACCACTCGTGTCCGTGCCGAGGTCGCCCTCGGCCGTGTCGTTCTCGGACTCGGCCGCGGTCGGTTCGCTCTCGAGGTCAGCGTCGATCTCGGCGCTCTCGGCGGCGTCCGTCCCGTCGCTCGTGGCCGTTCCGGCCGCGGAGCCGGAGTGTGCGTCCGCGGGGTCGGCCGCTGCGCCGCTGCCGCCGGCCGCCGCCGCGACCGGCTCCGGTTCCGGTTCGGACTCGGCACCGGCCTCGAGCGCCTCGGTATCGACGCCCTCGAGATCGGCGAGTGACGCGACGGACGCGTCGTAGTCGGGGCTCGTCGCGTCGGGCGCGATATCGAGCCCGCTGACCTGATCGCGCTCGCCCGCGACGACCTCGACCGCCTCGAGCGCGCACTCGCGCAGCGCGGCGAGATACGACGGCGTCGTCCCGTAGTGTTCTTGTGCGAGCGGAATTCCCGCTGCCAGACCAGATTCGACGCCGGCCTCGAGCAGGGCGTCGGTCAGCGCCTCGTCAGTCACACCGAGTTCGGTGGCTCCCGCGACGGTGCCGATCCGCTCGAGGGTTTGCTCGGTCGCGCTGACGACCCAGCGATCCCGGGTGTCGGCGTCGACCGTCGCGATGCTTTCCGGACGGATCGAGGTGTAGACCTGCTCCGAATCGTCGGGCTGGAAGGTCCGGGCCTTGCCCGTCACCGCGACGAACGCCGGCGGTTCGGCCTGCTCTAAGAAGGCGAGTTCGTCGGGCTGGTACTGGCCGGCGTAGACGACGAACGCGCCGGTCGGGTCGACGACGCGGGCCCGGACCATCTCGTCGTTGACCGACGTGACTTCGGTCAGCGTCCCGACGGCGAAGACCCGGTTGAGCCGCGCGCCGGTCGGCGTGATCACGTAGTTCGGGGCCCGTTCCTCGTCGCTCTCGGCGTAGGAGAGCGAGGCGTCGTCGTACTCCGCCGCGAAGAGCCGGTAGGCGAGTTCTCGTCCCGGCACCTCGTCGTCGCCATCGCCGTTTCCGTCGTCGTTCGCGCTCATGCGTCCACCTCCTCTAAGAAGGCCGTCGCACGGGCGGCCGGATCGTCCTTGCTCTCCTCGAATATCTCGGCGTCGAGATTCGCGCCGTACTCGTCGACGGAGAGGTGACCGCGCACGCGGTACTCGCGACCGACGATGCGCTCGCGGATGCGATCCGCGACGACCTCCTGGTCCATCGCCTCGCGGGCCTGTTCTAAGGCGTCCTCTAAGGTGCCGCCGTAGACGCGCTCGGTGAGCTCGTCGTCGAGGACCACGGTGACGGTCCCGGTGCCGTCGTCGAGGATTCCCTTGACGCGCATGTCGTCGATCCCGTCGACGTCGCCGTGGGTCCGGCACTGCCCCTTCTGGATGACGCGATAGCACTCCGGACAGCGCTGGATGAGTCCGGAGCCGTCCCGGACCGCCAGCAGGTTGCCGACGACTTCCACGTCGTAGATGCCGCCCGTGCCGACGGCGTCACCGACGTCCATCGTCGAGGTATTGCTGCCGACGTCGATCTCCCGATCGAGCGCGCTGACCGTCGAGAACTCCGAGACGTTGACCTCGGGCACCCCGCGGAACTCCTGGACGTAGGCGTTCTCGATGCGGACCGAGCCGCCGTTCTCGATCTCCGGGGCGGGGTCCCAGTTCGTGAAGGGGAGCCGCCCGCTCTCGTCGCCGAAGACGCCGTTCAGGATGTCCGTTTCGCCGTCGCGGCCGTCGATCGTCTTGCGCTCGCACTCGAGGACCGAGACCTCGATGGTGACCGCGCGATTGCCGGTCTGGAGATCGGCCAGTTGGGCGTCGCCGCCGATTTCGTACGGCACCTCGAGCGAGTCGTCGTCGAACGACAGCGAGGTGCTCTCTCCGAGGTTGAGTTCGGGTTCGCCGTCCCACTCGCGGACGCCCGCGTTGCCCGCGGTGATCGTGTCGCCGGGCTCGAGGCCGAAGTCCTCCCACGCCGTGTAGTCGATGACGCCGGTCTCGTCGGCCAGCCGGCCTTCCACGATGACGTGATCGGAGCCCTGATAGCGGATCGACCGCTCGCCGGCCGTCAGGACGACGCCCGTGACGGTAACCGACCCGTCGTCGGGCGTGATTTCGGCGATGTCCTTCGCCGACGGTGTCCCACCACCGCCGCCGGAATCGTCGCCGTACTTCCGTCGGAGGCTCTGTTTGGCCTCGTCGACCGGCACGCTGTACTCCACCAAGTTCTGCAGGTCGTCTTTGACCTCCTCTTTGTCAACACCGAGGTCGGAGGCGAGATCCTCGGCATGATCGTCGAGTTCCATCACTTGCCTTTCGAGTTGGGGCATAAAAAGCGTTCCCGGAGGAGGGCGAAAGTGAACCGGGCGGGGGATCGCTCGAG from Natrinema versiforme includes these protein-coding regions:
- a CDS encoding ribonuclease H-like domain-containing protein, with the protein product MSAEGAELLALRCDAVAELDGSALRDVLGYFDPALVYVVRDASDVRVVSRLRRAFDGPVVSAAGPAEVRTETVGDVSFLFSGSAALLEDAAESHPSADYVVCDDLEPTTDAVSLAATLAGREAAARYRARAGGDPTFLTGALEASYDHVWAATVDGESVRLPVRGVAPLRRSGAAELAGLTCDRSGSVAVSSVPADRFGLRALAGVGPTTAERLRENGYDTRAAVAEATETALCAIDGIGTSTAREIVDGARALAESRVVRRTADPVPPAADAATPLFVDIETDGLQPTIIWVIGVYDPERDAYLDFVDTEPTRDDPGAATREFVSWLAAEYDAPSLVAWNGHSFDYEHLERFIARDAPAYHEYWREHVSTYDPYDWAVRRDNAVLPGRTDRLEDVAHALGCDRSGAAAALDGKTLAERIRRLLEGSSGPDSGANGGSDAATDFGIDWDAARRYCEADVRELAAVYDAIAAAPPATERGANGDRATDDSTTQTGLADF
- a CDS encoding co-chaperone YbbN, with product MAATSKPSRFETGDDLETFVESHDVALVEFYTSGCALCQAMEPVLGNVARATDVAIGMVNPGDDIELVDRFDIRSVPTLILFEDGDETARLAEGFQGGDAVTDFLETHVPNAVDAD
- the glnA gene encoding type I glutamate--ammonia ligase, whose product is MTNGNLTAAEEDVLDEIEEENIDFLRLQFTDILGTVKNVSVPARQAEKAFTEGIYFDGSSIEGFVRIQESDMRLKPDPDTFAILPWQDREDGASARMICDVIDTSTGEPFEGDPRRVLKNALERADDLGYTVNAAPEPEFFLFEEDEDGRATTETGDHGGYFDLAPKDLASDVRRDIIYGLEDMGFEIEASHHEVAKGQHEINFEYDDALTTADNVATFRTVVRAIAAQHDQHATFMPKPIPRINGSGMHTHLSLFEDGENAFHDDDDEFDLSETAHSFIAGILEHAPAITAISNPTVNSYKRLVPGYEAPVYVAWSDRNRSALIRKPAARVPAASRIEARFPDPSCNPYLALAALIHAGLDGVERDLDCPDPVRENIYEFDEEKREEYGIDTLPTNLGEAVEALEEDEVIYSALGEHVGPKFVEAKSQEFEDYLVDVSDWELDRYLETF
- a CDS encoding MarR family transcriptional regulator, encoding MSSQKQRPDTRIDPVPDDLESASAKLVYLYLEAADGATIDELGEILAMKKIDVLSVLNSLSSAGYVEQADSEYVVAN
- a CDS encoding metallophosphoesterase — translated: MRDDSRPSTTEAGSPPTRIEPLPGEPAATAAVGGDRALFVADYHAGYEAGLRYERGVDVPSQAPDRRERLLSLLERTDPDRLVVCGDLMHSIGDPGGAERGELEVLFESFGADLAVTVVKGNHDGRIETWLADGDDIEATVDVVPGDGVALGDIGVCHGHTWPSRAALESDVLCLGHEHPCVRLEDEVGGSRVERAWLRGRLDLEPFRDRPEYEGVSWLEDADEPPPRAVVIPAFNDLVGGTWINVTGQSFLSPFLPAGLAGGEAYLVDGTRLGPYESV
- a CDS encoding Single-stranded DNA binding protein, which translates into the protein MELDDHAEDLASDLGVDKEEVKDDLQNLVEYSVPVDEAKQSLRRKYGDDSGGGGGTPSAKDIAEITPDDGSVTVTGVVLTAGERSIRYQGSDHVIVEGRLADETGVIDYTAWEDFGLEPGDTITAGNAGVREWDGEPELNLGESTSLSFDDDSLEVPYEIGGDAQLADLQTGNRAVTIEVSVLECERKTIDGRDGETDILNGVFGDESGRLPFTNWDPAPEIENGGSVRIENAYVQEFRGVPEVNVSEFSTVSALDREIDVGSNTSTMDVGDAVGTGGIYDVEVVGNLLAVRDGSGLIQRCPECYRVIQKGQCRTHGDVDGIDDMRVKGILDDGTGTVTVVLDDELTERVYGGTLEDALEQAREAMDQEVVADRIRERIVGREYRVRGHLSVDEYGANLDAEIFEESKDDPAARATAFLEEVDA